DNA sequence from the Hoylesella buccalis ATCC 35310 genome:
AGAAAACGCAGATTGTGTTACAAATATCAAACACTTTTTTTAGGATGATGAACCTTTCTTTGGAGTTAAGTGGCTGTCATATCACCCATGACGAACCATGGAAAAACAAGAAAAACTGTCTTCCTCGTTCAGGCAATTCGCTGAGCAAGGAAAACAGTTTGTGTGAAGATAGGGTGCAAGGCGAAATGAAACATGGTAGGCAATCCGCTTCACGTTTCATCCTGCCCATGTGACTTGTCACCGCTATCATATAAGCAGTGCTTTACTGGGCGTTGATTTCTTTGAGCAAACGGTCAGCATGTCCCCAGCGATCCATCATCAACAGCACATAACGGATGTCCACTCCGATGCAGCGAGCCAGGCGAGAATCGAAATTGATGTCGCTCGAAAGACTGTCCCAGTTGCCGTCGAAAGCCAGTCCGATGAGCCGTCCTTGGCCGTCGAACATCGGACTTCCGCTGTTTCCACCGGTGATGTCGTTGTTGGTGAGGAAGCAAAGTTGCATCTTACCCGTCAGCTTGTCCTGGTATGGACCGAAGTCCTTGGCACTAAGAATCTCCTTCATCACAGGTTCTGCCTGGTACTCGTACACCTTATCAGCTTGGTTCATTTTCTCTACCATGCTTTCTGCCGTGGTGTAATAGCCCGAAGGTTTACCGCCCAGCATGAAGCCTCCTACCTGCCCATAACTCAATCGCATGGTGAAGTTGGCATCCGAATAGTGGGGCATGTCTTCCTCCATGCGCAGCTTGGCGGCACAGAGATATTTCTCTTGGAGCTTGATACTGTCCTCGAATGCCGACAAATCGGCTGTAAACTCACCCATGGTCTCCAGCAAATCAAGACTATATACAACGCCTGGGTCACGCTGGTAGCTTTTCTTGTTGGCGTAGATTCGCTTGCCGCTCTTCATCAAAAACGACTTTTTGTACAGCTCATTGACATAGCGGGTGTAGTCGCCGCCGTACTTGGTGGTGATGGTTTGGTAGAATTTAGGTAGGTATTTGGCCGCCACCTTGTCTTTATAGTTCTTGAGCAGCGCAGCCATCACCTCCTTATCCAATGCCTCATCCCACTCGTCACTGTTGTCCTTGAAGAGGATGTACTGCTTCTTGGGATTGTTTTTGGGACCGAGTATTTCCTTATTGTTCAGCTGCATGGCACGGGTAGTGAACTCGTTGGTGCGGCCGAATGTCTCACGGAAGAACATAAAAGCCTTCATAACATCGAGGCGTTGGTTGTAAAGTCGGGCCATGGTATCAAAGTCGAGCTTGCCCTTCAGGTACCCTGTCTGCTGTTGCCATTGGCGTATTTTCTGCTCGTATTGCTGCTTTTGGTTGATGATGCCGATGGAGTCGATGCACTTGTTCATGCCGATGGAGTTCTTCCAATAATTGGAACTCTGCGCAAACTTCGAATCATACTTGATACGTACGCCATCGTCTGCCCGCATGTGTCGAGTCATAATGGCTTGCTTCACACCACGCACTTGGGCACGGGGAGCATTGAGTGCATCCCTTCGCTCACGAATACCATACGACGAAAGGTAGCGGCTGGTCGACCCGGGATAACCAATCGTCATAGAATAGTCCCCATCCTTGTAGCCCTGCAGGCTTACCTGTGCCCATTTCTTAGGATGGTAAGGCACATTATCCTTTGAATATTCGGCCGGTCCGTTGGTCTTCTTGTCGGCATAGATGCGGAACACGGAGAAGTCGCAGGTTTGCCGTGGCCACATCCAGTTATCGGTTTCGCCACCGAATTTGCCCATCGACTTGGGCACGGCGAACACCAGTCGCAGGTCGTTGAACTGCCGATAGGTAGTGGCATAGTAAGTGTTGCCCTCGTAAAAAGCGTCAATCCCGATGTGTAGTGTCTTGTCAATGCGCTTGATGGAGTCACTCATAGCGTTTTGTAGCGAATCAAGTATTGAGTCTTGTCGCTCGGTAGTGAGATTGTCAAAGTCCATCATTCTCAGCTTGTCGGTAATATCTTTCTGCTCAACCATGAAGCTCACGAACATGTCTTTGTTAGGCAGTTCCTCCTCATAGCTCTTGGCATAAAAGCCATTTTTCATGTAATCGTGTTCCACGGTGGAGTGACTTCGGATGCCTTCGAAGCCACAATGGTGGTTGGTGAACACCAGTCCGTCGGGCGAAACCACCACACCGGTACAATAACCGGAGAAGTTAACCACTGCGTTCTTCATGGCTTGATCGCCATAGTACAAGTCGTTGTAAGGAACCTGAAAGCCCTGTGCCTGCATCTGTTCGTACACAGCTTGCGGCAAGTTGTACAAGGTCCACATGCCTTCGTCGGCACTTGCTACGTTGGCAGCAAGCAATCCGGCAAGGAGTAATGTTGATTTTTTCATATAATTGTAATTGATTTATTTTCTGAAATATTTGCCTATGATGGACAATTGGCGCAATGGGAAGTCGAACTTGATGATGTAGGCCACAAACAACGCAATGAGCAATGTGTTGACAACCAGTGCGCCAGCTGTGGTAAGTACATCATTAAAGGCTGTCATAACAAAGAAACAAGCCACTGCCAACGCCACATAGGTGAGGATGCTGCGCATGGGATAGCGGATGGGATACATCTTCTGTCCGACAATATACGACAGAATCATGGCCACGCCGTAGCCCGCAAAACCAGCCCACGCACAGGCTATGTAGCCGTAACTGGGCACAAAGATGATGTTGATGGCAATGAGTACGGCACAACCAATGCCCGAGAAATACGCTCCCCAGATGGTCTTGTCAATGAGTTTGTACCAGAATGAGAGGTTGAAATAAACGCCCATCATGATTTCGGCGGCCATAACGATGGGCACCACACGCAGTCCTTCCCAGTAATCCTTGCCGATGAGATAGCGCAAGATGTCCAGATAGCCCACCACAACAAGGAAGGCCAACAGGGTGAAAATAATGAAATATTTCATGGCTTTGGCGTAGGTTTCGCGGTTATCTCGTTCCTCTGCTTTGCCAAAGACAAAGGGTTCGTAGGCAAAGCGAAAGGCTTGTGTAATCATGGCCATGATCATAGCTATCTTACTGGCGGCTCCATAGATGCCAAGCTGGGCCAAACTATCGGCACCTTGATAGATATGTGGAAACAATATCTTATCGGCTGTCTGGTTCAGGATGCCCGCCAACCCAAGCACAAGGATGGGCCAACTGTACGAAAGCATGCGCCTCATCAGCTTTTTATCGAAGACATAGCTCACGCAGGTCAACTCTTTCCACAACAAAGGAACGGTGAGTGCCGAGCAGGCCAGGTTGATGTAGAACGCATAGCCCACGCCAACAGACGGACTGTAGACCATTCCCACCGCCTCTGGATGACGCTCATAGAGTGCTGGCAGCAAGAGATAATAAACTAAGTTCAAGGCTATGCTCAGCACGATGGCGAACAATTTGAGAGATGCAAACTTGATAGGACGGTTCTTAAAACGCAGGTAATCGAACGGAATGCATAGGAACGAGTCGATGGCCACTGTGAGTGCCATAACCCATATATACGATGGATGGTCGGCATAGCCCATGAACGAGGCAATTGGCGACAAGAACATCAGCACCAACAGAAAGAAACTCAGTGCGCCGGAGCCAACGGCAATCAGCGTTGTGGAATAAACTTTGCGCGGATCTTCGCCCGACTTGTTGGCAAAACGGAAAAAGGTAGTTTCCAATCCGAATGTCAATATCACGAGTATCAGAGCCGTCACGGCATACATGTTGGTCATGATGCCATACTCGCCGCTGGCCGATGCCAGCTTGATGGTGTACAGGGGAGTGAGCAGGTAGTTTAGAAAACGACCTACAATGCTACTCAGTCCATAAATGGCTGTATCCTTGACCAATGACTTTAGATTCGACATAGTTTATGAGTTTACAAGTAGACGAGTTGACAAGTTCACAAGTTGATAGTCCTACAACCTCATACAGCTAATCGCTCCCCTCCCTTTCGGGGAGGGGCAGGGGGAGAGGCTTCTATCCAAAAAACATGTACGCGATGGCTATTGCCGCCACAACACCCGCCAAATCGGCCAGCAATCCGCACGCCACGGCATGACGTGTGTAGCGGATGTTGACACTACCGAAGTAGACAGCCAATATATAAAAGGTGGTGTCGGTGGAGCCTTGGAAGACGCAACTCAAGCGACCAACGAACGAGTCGGCACCGTATGTGGTCATCGCATCAACCATCATGCCGCGCGCACCACTGCCCGAGAGCGGTTTCATGAGGGCGGTTGGCAAGGCACCCACAAACTGATTGTCGCCTCCTACCGCCGACACGCACCATCCAATGCCGTCGACCAACATGTCCATGGCACCCGATGCACGGAACACGCCGATGCCCACGAGGATGGCTACTAAATAAGGTATGATGCGCACAGCTGTGGTAAACCCGTCTTTCGCCCCTTCGATGAAGGCGTCGTAGACATTCACTTTCTTGCGTAAGCCAGCGAAGATGAACAGCACGATGATGGTCATGAGCAAGATGTTGGCCACACTGGTGCTCACCACGTTCATCGTGTCCTTGCTCATCTGCCCGAATCCCCAGATGATGAGCGACACGATGGCCGCCATCCCGCCAAGGGTGAGCACCATGACCTTGTTGAGCAGGTTGATTTTCTGATAGATAGATGTGATGATAAGACCGGCAATGGTAGAGAAAAAAGTAGCCAGCAGAATGGGGATGAAGATGTCGGTGGGCTGCGCAGCTCCCAGCTGTGAGCGGTACACCATGATGCTCACGGGTATCAAGGTCAGTCCCGAAGTGTTGAGAACCAGGAACATAATCATCGGATTGGTGGCGGTATCCTTCCTCGTGTTCAGCTCCTGTAGCTGTTCCATGGCCTTCAGTCCCAACGGCGTGGCGGCATTGTCAAGCCCCAACATGTTGGCCGCCATATTCATAAAGATACTCCCTGTGACTGGATGTCCCTTCGGTATGTCGGGAAACACCTTAGAGAATACAGGTGAAAGCATACGAGCCAAGACATTGATGACACCTCCCCGCTCGCCAATCTTCATGATGCCGAGCCACAAGGAAAGCACGCCCGTAAGTCCCAACGAAATCTCGAAAGCCGTCTTGGATGATTCAAACGTAGAATTCATCATGGCTGGAAACACCTCCATGTCACCCATGAAAACCATTCTTGCCAAAGCGATAACAAAGGCAAGGATGAAAAATGAAACCCAAATATAGTTCAATACCATTTGGTGCAAAATTATATAAAAATGCCGGTTCACCCAAGTAAACGGATATTTTTTACCAGCAATGCACGATGTACGGGGGTAAATCAAGGTCCTTTCTAAATTTTCATCAAAACAGACTTTTAATTCAAATATTTTGTTTAAATTTGTATTTGGATAGTGTCCAACAAGACAAGAATGACTAACTATGATGCATTTTTTGGAAAAATTCAAGTTCTGCCCAGTGTGTGGGAGCCAACACTTCGTGGAAAAGAACGAGAAGAGCAAACGATGTGAGAACTGTGACTTTGTGTATTTCATGAACCCAAGTGCCGCCAACGTGGCCTTCATCCTCAACGAACGTGGGGAATTGTTGGTTGAGAAGCGGCGCAACGAACCCGGCAAAGGAACGCTGGACCTTCCCGGTGGATTCACCGATGCAAACGAAACGGGCGAAGAAGCCATCATCAGGGAGGTGAAAGAGGAAACAAATTTGCAGGTAGACCGCGCGGAATATGTGTTCAGTTTGCCCAACAAATACCGCTACAGCGGACTGGATATCCCTACACTCGACATGTTTTTCCGTTGCGAAGTGAGCGACACATCCTGTCTGAAAGCTGGTGACGACGCCGATGAAGCCTTGTGGTTGCCGCTAAATGAGATTCACACCGAGCAGTTCGGACTGCGTTCTATCCGCCAAGGTTTGCGCATTTTCCTCGAAAGAGCCAGCGAAATGGGTTGGACAAACGTAGGCAAGAAACCAAACAAATGAACAAAAATCAATAAAAATATATCATCATGAAACTGGCAGAAGCATTAAGTTTGAGAAAAGATTTGCAGAAAAAGATTGATCAATTGAGCAGTCGACTGACGCAAAACGTGAAAATCCAGGAGGGCGACGAGCCTGCTGAACAGCCGGAAGAGCTGCTCAAAGTGCTGGACGAATGCTTGAAACAGCTCGAAGAACTGATTCTGAAAATCAACATCACCAACCTGAAGACAGAGCGCAATGGACGCACCCTGACCGCCATGATGGCCGAACGCGACGTGCTGACCAAGCGCATTGGCATTCTCAGAGAGGCTTTTAACGCTGCAACTCAGACTCAAGACCGCTATTCGCGTACCGAGATTAAATACGTTTCAACTATCGATATCAAGGCACTGAACAAGCAAATTGACCACTTTTCGCAGGAGTTGCGCAAGCTGGACATGCAAATTCAGGCCACCAATTTTGAGGTAGACTTGGTATAAGGTCGCACCAACGACAAACGCAACCCGCAGGTTGCGCAATGACATTTTATGGACGTAGTCTCGCAATACAGGGCGAGTTGAAAAAGAAAAGTATGATCACTTGCGCTGTTCGGAACCAACAGCATGATTCTATTATGAATCAAGTCACGGTGCAGGTTCAGCACATCAGCATACGAATGCACGGCGCAAAGAGCACGTAGCACGACCGTCAACTGACTGTATTCTTTGAGATGAGGGTGGGATGTGGGATTTTTAACATGCGTAGGGCTTTCGACGCTCTACCTTGTTAACAAACCTTTCGTTTGTTAAACCAATTCATTTTCTTTGACAAAATAAAATCGAGAAATAGACAAAATGAGAAGATTTTGAAGGCTTTCAAAGCCTTAAACTCAGCCCTTTGTACCCTATTCACATGCAGTAAATGGGCAATATGCATGCTTTTGCTGCGCAAGATAATTCTCAAAATACAACTCATTGAAAATAAAGAAGTTACCTTGTTTGTACAACTAAACTGGTAACGATTTGGAAACGAGCGAACTACTTGGTTTCGCTGTTTTCTGCCTAACAAAGAACGCTTGTTATTCTGTTTGCAAAGATAATACTTTGTTACCGAATAGCAAGCGTTTTTGATGAGATATTCTTTATTATGCACTTTTTGTATGCTATGTTTATATTCCCCTTCCACGTTTCTTCTTTCTGTTAGCTTGGTATCTGAGTTTGCGCTGCCATGCAGCTGCGGTTAAGTCATTGCCTTGTGTACTTGGTGTAATTAAATCGCCTAACCCTTCCACCGCTTCATCGGCTGCGCTAACGATGGTGTCTGCCACTGCACCAATGGGATTCTGCACTTGTGAGGTATCATTGTCTCGTGAGATAGAGGAGCGGCTTGGAGGTACAAGTTGGTAGCCTGTATCAGATTGTTCTTTCTTTTCTGTAGGCTCTTGTACTGTTAGATGTGGTTTCCTTGATTCTTCCTTGCTGGTTGTTTCAAAGTTCTTCTGCAAGGAATGGTAGCCGAACTCCCTGCCGATTTCGGAAGCCTTGAAGGATTGCCCTGCGTATGAGAACTTCAAACCATATACCTTGCCCTGCTTGTTCTTCATACGCTCTATAGTAATGCCGTTTTTGTTCAATTCATAAAGGAACATGGAATGCCCCGTGACGCCTGTTCCTTTGTACTTGTCAAGCAAGGTGTAGCAAATCTTCTGCACCTGCTGCTTTGTTTGCTCTCTTGTAAGGCTGGCTTTTTCCTTTTGGTGTTTCCTTTCTGCCTTGACCTCTTTTGCAATGGTCAAGCCTTTCTCCCTGCTGATTTCCTCTGCCACCCTTGCAGCCCTATTGCTCACAAAGGTGGTATCATAGACTTCTCCATACAGACTGATACGGTTAGCAATTATGTGAATGTGTCTATTATCGGTGTCCTTGTGCGTTACTGCCACCCATTGGTGGTTGTCAAGTCCCATTCGCTTGGCAAACAAATGTGCTATCCACATATATTCAGACACAGACAGCTTTTTCTCGTCCTGCGGTGCGATGCCAATTTCGATACGGAGAAACTTGTACCTGCAACGGCTGTTGTAGTTACTGACCACTTTCATTTCCTCATAGATAGTCTTTGGATCTCTGCTGCAAAGATTGTGGAATGCAAGCCGACTACCGAGTTTGCCTTCCCTGAAAATATAGTCCAAAGCTGTGCTTCCGTGCGCTATCGCCTTGCATTTACCTATCATTTCTTGTTAGATTTAAGACCTTATATATTTCATCATCCACCCGAAAATGCGGGTCGTAAAACCGCTTAAATGCCTCTTTGGCACATAGCGAAAGGTTCTTGGTGATATGTAGCCAATCCTCGTCCTTGAGCTTGATGAGATTGGAAATCTGCCCATAGAACCTTCCTGTATGTTGGAGAATGGCAATGGCTTCCCTCTCATTGTCTGTCATCTTGGGAACGGCTGTTACTTCTCCGTTAAGGAGTATCTCACGGCAGTAGTCGGAGAACTTCCGCCCTGTGCTTTCCGCCCTTGACTTGATGCGTTGCTTTTCCTCTAAGGTGCATCTTACCTTGATGAACTCCGTTTTGTTCATCCGCTGTTCTTCTTTATCCTGTTGCTGCCATCGGGCAGCTTTTCCTTTATATCTGTTCATATAAGTTTCCTTGAAAGTTTATCATTGTAGATGATTTATTACCTTAATTCCTAAATACTGACCGATGAGAACGGAGTGATTACGGTCTTATCTCCCCGATAGATAGACGAGGGGAGCAAGGGCAGTTTGTGGGTACAAACTGACGTCTTGCAATATCAGCTAACGAAACGTTTACGCACAAGGCGTTTTGCTGCCGAAAAGTGAATGCCGCGCATTCTGTGTTTAACTGCGTTCGTGGTGTTCCCATCATTCAGTATGTTTGACAAATGTCTGTTGCTATGTTCTCTAAAAAAGGGTTGAGGGTTTTGAGTGGAATAATAGCACCTTTTCCCAAAAGTCCTCGCCCCTTTTCCTGTGATTTACAATCTCCTCCATTTCTCTATGTCTTCACCGTACTCCTCCAGATGGAGGCGCACGATGTTTTCCACGAAACTTGAAAGGTTGCTGCCCCTGTCGCCCAACCTGCGCACGATGAAGTCGGCACGCTCCTGCGTTTCTCGGCTCAGATAGACCGCCTTTCGATTGCTCAGTTTTGTCGGAACAAGGTAGGCTTGCTTGTAGGCTTCGAGTGTTTTCTTTCTCATTTTTGAGCTGATGCGTCTTTGAACAGCCATATTCTCAGTATGCCGTGTATGCTCGGATTTCCCAGAAGTGATACCCGCTTCTCCTTGAGTAATGCTGTCCTCATTCATTTCTACGTCCGTTGTTGTTTCCTCCACAGGAACGGGTTGTGCTTCCGTCTGTGGGATTACCTCATTGTCCATTTCATCATCTTGGTTGTTCAAGAACCACGAAAGGTCTTTGTCATTCATCATTGTTTTCTTTTTCATTTCTCTATCTGATTTTATGTTTGACTTGTTTTGGTTCCTTGTTTTGATTTTGGTCTGTAACCGACATGTGTGCCTGTATCTGCCCTTTATGCTTCTGTCGCTCACGGACACGACTGACATGAAACTCGTTGAGGTCTTTGAAATCCTTGTAGTGTATGCTCATGTCCTCAACATGAAAGCCTGCCCCTGCAAACTCCTGTACAGCTCTCCGCCCTGCATCGTCATTATCAAGAAAGGTACGAATGAAAGATATTCCCTGCGCATTCATATACCGAATTGCTTTGGCGGTATTGCTCACGGAGTTTAGCACAATACAGGCATTTGTTACTTCTTCTTTCATTGAAAGGAAAGAGAGGAAGTCCATAAATCCCTCGAACACGCAAGTTGGCTGTATTTGGTTTATTATCTTGTCGGTGAATATAGGAGTAATGTCCTTCGGAGCTATCGTTCCCTTGAACGAGTGATTGTCTCGGAGCTCATATCCTCCCAACAGGTTGGCAAAGCCGATGGCTTGATAGCGCCTTCCCCTTATCTCATAGCTGATACATTTAAGGAAAGGCTTTGCCTTTTCCAAATCAATGCAGCGTACCTTTGTAAGATACTCCTGCAAATGTGGCGGTAGGGTGTCTGATATGCTTATCAGTCTCCTTGTCTCGCTTGCTTGTTTTGTGGATGTCTGATTGAAACCGATACGAGGTTCGCTGCTTGGAAGGCTGTACGTTTCATCAGCGGAAGTGGTCTGTTGTCCCAAATGGCAAATGGCTTCCGATAGCGTGCAGCCCTCCAATCGCATACAGAGGTCGATGATACTTCCGCCCCTACCTTCGGCATAGTCTATCCAGAGGTTCTTCTGTGTGTCCACCTTAAAACTCGGATGCGTTTCCTCTCTGAGTGGTGAGCGGTACAGCGTATAGGAAGGTGTCCTACGTACAGGCTTGATGCCTTTCCTTTCAAGATACTCCACGATGGGGTATCGCTTGATGAGTGATAAATCTTCTTCTTTCATTGTCATGATACTTTAAACATTTGAATTATTATGGATTGTCTGAATTATATTTGATTGCATTTGAATGAATTTCCCTTTTCCTAAGTTTTTCCCCTCCAAACTTTTTCATCTTTCTTCTTACTACAAACTACTCTGCTCTAAGTTGTTGTTAATCAGTCATATATTATGATTTTTGAAGAAACTACACATCCAACTACATTTGCCTACTACACATAGTTTATGGCATCTGACTGCTGCAACTATTCAGCAAAGGACACGGCAGAATCTTCCTTACCTTATATACATAGATAGGGCTGCCGCCGTCACGCCTTCGGCTTACTTTCTCAAAGCCTGCCTTCCTAAGGGCTTCGCCCATGTGCTTCAAGGATAAGGGATGATGCGTGTAAAGTCTCAAGTAGGTGATTATCTCGGTGGTGGTCATATAGGTACAATAGGGATTATCCTCCGTTGGCTTCTCAAAGCAGCGTAGCAGTAGTTCCATTTCTGCGGTCTGCACTTGGAAATCCTCGCTCTCCCTGTATAGTTCCGTTATCTCTTCATCGTCAAACCAATAGCGGAAACCTATGCTCAACAAGGCTTTCGATTCCGCATATACGCTGTCCATTGAAATACGTTTTGCTCTCTCAATATCTATGGAAAGCACTTCAAAGGGCAGGAAGCGTCTGCTTCCTGTAGGGTCTGTAAGAAAGTCATTGCCGTTCACTGATGCCACAAAGCTTGCCAAGTGGGGATGCTCTTCCACGTACTTGTCGTAGGGCATACGGTATTTGACCATCGGGCAGGTGATGAGATTTTTCAGCTCGTTCTCGTCACGCTTGTTGAGGGCTTTGAGCTGGTCGTCAATGTTTACGATGAGATTTTGCCCTATATAGGTAAGCGTGTCCTTCTCCTGCGGATATATCTTGCCTGTGTAGCTATAGCCATGCAATGCAGGTGGGCAGAGCAAATCCAAGAATGTAGTTTTGAACTTGCCCTGCTCGCCTGTCAGCACAAGACAGGTGTGGTTTCGGCACTCACGGTCGTCCATGGCATTGGCGACCACTGCCACGAGCCATTTGGTGAGGTACGGCAGCCACTTGTCAGAGTTACGCACCACAACGCAACTTGCCAAGTCAGGAATGGCTTTCAGTGAAAGGGAAGAAATATCACAACAGCAATTGTTTTCATTATTGCCACTACTGTCATGATTACAACTATCGCTATTGCCACTATTATTACCACAGATATTACCAATATCCCTCAAGGGCAATCCCTTGAAATACTCCTGTATAGGGTTGATACGTGGAGAGAAGCTGCTCTCTATAATGGAATAGAGGTTGTCGGAAGATGTGTTAATCCCCACATCGTTGTCAAGTTCCCTGCGGAGCGTGTTGATTTCATAGCGACCCACTTTTGAGAAGTGAGCATCGTCCTTGTTCCTGTATTCAGTTCTTTCCAGCACCGTGTTGTATCTGAACTCATAGCGAGAGGAAAGATAGGTTTCTATCTCACCGTTTTTTGAGGAAGTCTTCCTTTGCTTGGGCATATCGTTATCGCCCTCCGATTTGCCTTTATCTGCATTCTTTTTCATTATATGCTTGGTTTGGTTTCAGTGAGTGAAGTTATTACGAGAAGATGAAAGTTCCAAGCATTCGGAGAGTGCTTGCATAATGTTGCGCAAATTGGCAATGAATTTCTCACGGATTTTTGACAAGAAACTGTTGGAAAGTATGGATTTAAGCCCCAAACAAGAGGACAAGTGTGTAAAGAATGCAAGAAAGGCAGGTGCTAATTTGCTACAATACGCATCGTATTGCGTTGGCTAAAAGGATATGATAAAATGGAGTAAAGAGACAAAGAAAGAGAGCGACAATCATTTTATCCTTTCATTGTTTTTCCTTGTATTTCCCTACTGTTCCCTTGTGCTTTGAAGTATGACAAACACTCCCTACTTTTGCAGGCAGAAACATGCGACAAACCGCAAAACAAGAATAGGAATTACAAACAAAACAATAATAGAACAATGGGATATTTTATCATTACGGATTCAAACTGGGCAAAGCTGAGGAACGAGATTCTCAGCCTTGCCGAGACCTGCCACAAGGCATTCGGGGAACGAATCAGACACACGGACTGGCTGCACAATGGTGATGTGTGCAGGTTGCTCAACATCAGCAAGCGCACTTTGCAACACTATCGTGATACGGGTGTGTTGCCCTTTGCCCAAATCGGGCATAAGTGCTATTACAAGCGTGAGGACGTGGAGCGGCTGCTGCAGACTAAATCGGAGAAGCCTAAAACAGTTAAATCTAAGAATAACACATAAAACAAGATGACAATGGAGTCAATAAAGGACTTGAATATGGAAGCGAATGATATGCAGGTGGTGCTGTCCGCACTTGAAAGAGTGAACAGACGGATAAAGGAAGTAGCACAGACACACAAACCGCTGTTTGGCGGTGAGCATTTCCTGACAGGCAAGGAGGTGTGCGAGCGGCTGTATATCAGCCCCCGTACCCTGCAGGACTATCGGGACAGGAGGATTATTCCCTATACGCAGTTTGCAGGGAAGATACTTTATAAGGAGTCGGATTTGGAAACGTTGTTGGAGGATAACTATAATAAATAGTTGGATTTGTAAATCTATGACGGCTCAAAGGTTTCTTCCATTAATTAATTACGTGAGTTCGGGATAAGTTTAGCATGAAAAAAGTTCCAACTGCCTTGTTTTTTTTCCACATACACCGGCAGTACCTCTGGCTTGTTCTCAAAGAAGCAGTATGCTGTAAGGGCAGAACACAAGTTCATGATAAAGTTGTGTGTCGAGTGGTGTCTTGAGTGAACAAGGTTGGCCTTGTTTTTGAGCAGTTCGTTAATAGACTCGATGATGTATCTTTTCCTCAGCATAATCTTGTCCCACATAGGCATCAGTTCGTTATTCATCTTAGCCTTGAACCCATGAACGAGTTGGATATCTTGACTGAACAGGCTCTCAACGAGTTCCTGCTTGATGTATCCTCTATCAGCGAAGACCTTCCCAAACAAGACCTTTGCAAACACCGTCCATACTCTGCTATCCCTGTCATCCACATTTGCTCCTGTAAGACAGAACGTTATCACTTCACCAAAATCATTGCATAGCAGGTGCAGCTTGAATCCAGGGCACCAACCCATGGTACTTTTTCCGTCCTTGGCAAGGCCGGCAAAGACTTTGTTGTAATATCGTCGTACATTGTGACATACGGGTATCATTGTGCTG
Encoded proteins:
- a CDS encoding NUDIX domain-containing protein yields the protein MHFLEKFKFCPVCGSQHFVEKNEKSKRCENCDFVYFMNPSAANVAFILNERGELLVEKRRNEPGKGTLDLPGGFTDANETGEEAIIREVKEETNLQVDRAEYVFSLPNKYRYSGLDIPTLDMFFRCEVSDTSCLKAGDDADEALWLPLNEIHTEQFGLRSIRQGLRIFLERASEMGWTNVGKKPNK
- a CDS encoding oligosaccharide flippase family protein — its product is MSNLKSLVKDTAIYGLSSIVGRFLNYLLTPLYTIKLASASGEYGIMTNMYAVTALILVILTFGLETTFFRFANKSGEDPRKVYSTTLIAVGSGALSFFLLVLMFLSPIASFMGYADHPSYIWVMALTVAIDSFLCIPFDYLRFKNRPIKFASLKLFAIVLSIALNLVYYLLLPALYERHPEAVGMVYSPSVGVGYAFYINLACSALTVPLLWKELTCVSYVFDKKLMRRMLSYSWPILVLGLAGILNQTADKILFPHIYQGADSLAQLGIYGAASKIAMIMAMITQAFRFAYEPFVFGKAEERDNRETYAKAMKYFIIFTLLAFLVVVGYLDILRYLIGKDYWEGLRVVPIVMAAEIMMGVYFNLSFWYKLIDKTIWGAYFSGIGCAVLIAINIIFVPSYGYIACAWAGFAGYGVAMILSYIVGQKMYPIRYPMRSILTYVALAVACFFVMTAFNDVLTTAGALVVNTLLIALFVAYIIKFDFPLRQLSIIGKYFRK
- a CDS encoding S46 family peptidase — translated: MKKSTLLLAGLLAANVASADEGMWTLYNLPQAVYEQMQAQGFQVPYNDLYYGDQAMKNAVVNFSGYCTGVVVSPDGLVFTNHHCGFEGIRSHSTVEHDYMKNGFYAKSYEEELPNKDMFVSFMVEQKDITDKLRMMDFDNLTTERQDSILDSLQNAMSDSIKRIDKTLHIGIDAFYEGNTYYATTYRQFNDLRLVFAVPKSMGKFGGETDNWMWPRQTCDFSVFRIYADKKTNGPAEYSKDNVPYHPKKWAQVSLQGYKDGDYSMTIGYPGSTSRYLSSYGIRERRDALNAPRAQVRGVKQAIMTRHMRADDGVRIKYDSKFAQSSNYWKNSIGMNKCIDSIGIINQKQQYEQKIRQWQQQTGYLKGKLDFDTMARLYNQRLDVMKAFMFFRETFGRTNEFTTRAMQLNNKEILGPKNNPKKQYILFKDNSDEWDEALDKEVMAALLKNYKDKVAAKYLPKFYQTITTKYGGDYTRYVNELYKKSFLMKSGKRIYANKKSYQRDPGVVYSLDLLETMGEFTADLSAFEDSIKLQEKYLCAAKLRMEEDMPHYSDANFTMRLSYGQVGGFMLGGKPSGYYTTAESMVEKMNQADKVYEYQAEPVMKEILSAKDFGPYQDKLTGKMQLCFLTNNDITGGNSGSPMFDGQGRLIGLAFDGNWDSLSSDINFDSRLARCIGVDIRYVLLMMDRWGHADRLLKEINAQ
- a CDS encoding DIP1984 family protein, whose product is MKLAEALSLRKDLQKKIDQLSSRLTQNVKIQEGDEPAEQPEELLKVLDECLKQLEELILKINITNLKTERNGRTLTAMMAERDVLTKRIGILREAFNAATQTQDRYSRTEIKYVSTIDIKALNKQIDHFSQELRKLDMQIQATNFEVDLV
- a CDS encoding nucleoside recognition domain-containing protein, whose protein sequence is MVLNYIWVSFFILAFVIALARMVFMGDMEVFPAMMNSTFESSKTAFEISLGLTGVLSLWLGIMKIGERGGVINVLARMLSPVFSKVFPDIPKGHPVTGSIFMNMAANMLGLDNAATPLGLKAMEQLQELNTRKDTATNPMIMFLVLNTSGLTLIPVSIMVYRSQLGAAQPTDIFIPILLATFFSTIAGLIITSIYQKINLLNKVMVLTLGGMAAIVSLIIWGFGQMSKDTMNVVSTSVANILLMTIIVLFIFAGLRKKVNVYDAFIEGAKDGFTTAVRIIPYLVAILVGIGVFRASGAMDMLVDGIGWCVSAVGGDNQFVGALPTALMKPLSGSGARGMMVDAMTTYGADSFVGRLSCVFQGSTDTTFYILAVYFGSVNIRYTRHAVACGLLADLAGVVAAIAIAYMFFG